The sequence CGTCCCCCAGGTGCGAGTTGTGCGCCCACACCACCGTGCGCGCGCCCCCCAGATGCCCGTCCAGCGCCTCCAGCGTCTCGGCCATGTGCTGATCACGGATGTTCCACGACTCCCGCCCCCGGAACATCGCCCGGTAGTACCGCTCGGCGTTCCGCGCCAGCCGCGCGTTCTGCTCGGCGTAGAAGTGCTCATCCTCGGCCAGCAGGTCACCGTCCAGGCCGCGGCCCTGCAATTCCACCAGCTGCTGCGCCGCCTGCTGCTCGCACGGTTCCGCCGCGCCCAGGCCCGTCACGTACCCGCACGCCTGCGGGTCCGGGCCGAACAGCTCAAAGCACCCGTAGCGGTCCCGCGCACGCGCCGCCGCCGCCGGATCGGTCTCCTCCAGGTACGCCACCACGGCGTGCATGCTGCGGTGCAGGCTGTACAGGTCCAGCCCGTACAGGCCCGTCTGCGCCTGCGGGTGCCGGGCGTTGTGCGCCCGCAGCCACGTCACGAACGCCTCGACCGCCGTGTTGCGCCACATCCAGCGGGGAAACCGCTGAAAGTCCCCCAGCGCCTCACGTGCGCTGCGGTCATCGCCCTGCCCGCGTACGAAGCGGTTCACGCGGTACGCGTCGGGCCAGTCGGCCTCCACGGCCACTGCGGCGACGCCGCCCTGCTCGATCAACCGCTGCGTCAGCTGCGCGCGCCACCGGTAGAACTCCTCCGTGCCGTGGGACGCCTCGCCGATCAGCACGAACCGCGCAGATCCGATCCGCTCCAGCAGCGCGTCCAGACTGCCCGGCTCGTTCAGGTCAACCGGCGACAGGGCCGCGCCGGCAGGCCCCTGGGCGTGACTGGGGGGAAGGAACCGGTTATGCTTTTCAGTTCACCCTGCCCGGGTGGGCCGCGCATGACGGCCGGCTCAAGGCCCAGTCCATCCCCCGGGCCGCGTGGTCAGCTGCGGCCCACCCGGGGCCACCCGCCCGCTACGCTGACCGGCATGCCGACCCTGACCCTGCGGGCCCTCCAGCCGGACGACCTGCCGACCTTCCACCGCTGGCTGCACGCAGAGCGCGACCCCGAGTGGCAGCGCTGGGACGCTCCTTACTTCCACGCCGGGCGGCCGCAGAAGGAGCCCCTGCCCTTCGAGGCCTACCGTGAGCAGATGCTCAGCCGCCCGGACAGCCCGCACCTGCGCGTGGTGGCGCTGGACGGCGCTGCTATCGGGCAGGTCAGCCGCGCCGAGGAGGCCCCGGCGGGCGGCGGCTGGTGGGATCTGGGGGTCCTGATCTTCGATCCCGGACACTGGGGCGGCGGGCTGGGCACGCAGGCGCTGCGGCTGTGGGCCGAGGCGACCTTCGCCCAGACAGACGCGCACGTACTGACCCTGACCACCTGGAGTGGCAACGAACGCCTGATCCGCGCGGCGGCCCGGGTAGGCTTCCGGGAA comes from Deinococcus radiotolerans and encodes:
- a CDS encoding erythromycin esterase family protein, whose product is MLIGEASHGTEEFYRWRAQLTQRLIEQGGVAAVAVEADWPDAYRVNRFVRGQGDDRSAREALGDFQRFPRWMWRNTAVEAFVTWLRAHNARHPQAQTGLYGLDLYSLHRSMHAVVAYLEETDPAAAARARDRYGCFELFGPDPQACGYVTGLGAAEPCEQQAAQQLVELQGRGLDGDLLAEDEHFYAEQNARLARNAERYYRAMFRGRESWNIRDQHMAETLEALDGHLGGARTVVWAHNSHLGDARGSAMGIQHGELNLGQLTRERWPRETFIVGQTTYAGTVFAAHDWDQPGQVRVVRPALPGSLEAQVQAAGLPACWLDLRGAAWPEQLQRFIGVVYRPDTERHSHYLTTRPAEMYDALVHFAQTRALTPLDDGAGAVPDGELPDTAPSGL
- a CDS encoding GNAT family N-acetyltransferase — its product is MPTLTLRALQPDDLPTFHRWLHAERDPEWQRWDAPYFHAGRPQKEPLPFEAYREQMLSRPDSPHLRVVALDGAAIGQVSRAEEAPAGGGWWDLGVLIFDPGHWGGGLGTQALRLWAEATFAQTDAHVLTLTTWSGNERLIRAAARVGFRECARIPQARAWAGRRWDSVKLAQLRGE